Genomic DNA from Streptacidiphilus rugosus AM-16:
CCCGGCGTTCGAGGAGCGCCGCTACGACACCTGGTTCTTCGTCGCGACCGTCCCAGAGGGCCAGCGCACGGCCGAGGTCCCCGGCGAGGCGGACCGGGTGGTCTGGATGACGCCGACGGAGGCCGTGGCCCACCACGCGGCGGGCGAGTTCTTCATGCTGCCGCCGACCATCACCACCCTGCGCGAGCTGGAGTCCTTCGCGTCGCCCGAGGCCGTGCTGGCGGCGGCGGACGAGCGCCAGGTCCGGCCGATCCTGGCCGAGGCGACGGTGCGGGAGGACGGCGGCTTCGTGATCACCTGGCCGGGCCATCCCGGCCTCACGCTGCAGGGCGGCGGCCCGTCGTGATCACCGAGCGGGCGGCCCTGGTCCTGGCCCCCAACCCGTCGCCGATGACCCTGGAGGGCACCAACACCTGGATCCTGGCCGAGCCGGGTTCCACGCAGGCGGTGGTCGTCGACCCGGGCCCGCTGGACGAGGGCCATCTGGCGGCGGTCCTGGCCGCGGTCGAGGCCCGAGGCTGCCGGGTCGCGGCGACGCTGCTGACCCACGGGCACCCGGACCACGCGGAGGGCGCGGAGCGCTTCGCCGCCCTGTCGGGCAGCGGGGTGCGGGCCCTCGACCCGGCCCTGCGGCTGGGCGAGGAGGGCCTCTCCGACGGCGACGTGCTGGAGTACGGCGGCCTGGAGGTCCGCGTCGTCGGCACACCGGGGCACACCTCGGACTCGCTCTGCTTCACGCTTCCCGCGGACGGCGCGGTCCTGACCGGCGACACGGTCCTGGGCCGCGGCACGACGGTCGTGGCCCACCCCGACGGGCGTCTGGGCGACTACCTCGACTCCCTCCGCCGCCTGCGCGCGCTGGCCGCGGACCGGGACGTGACGACGATCCTCCCGGGCCACGGCCCGGTCCTCTCGGACGCGCTCGGCGCGGTGGAGTACTACCTCGCCCACAGGGAGAACCGCCTCGCGCAGGTCGCCGCCGCGGTCGCCGCCGGCGCCAGGACCCCTGCGGAGGTCGTCGCCACGGTCTACGCCGACGTCGACCGCGCGCTCTGGCCCGCGGCGGAATGGTCCGTCCGCGCCCAACTGGAGTACCTCCGCACCCAGGGGTGACTTGCACCCCGCCCAGCGGCGCGAGGTTCTGCACGCGAGGAACCCGGCAAGCGCCTGCAGGGGCGCGGGGAACTGCGCGAGCAACCGCCGTGCGCGGATGGCCCTGCGCGTTGAGGACCATCCGCTCATCAGTGGCTTGTCGCGCGGTTCCCCGCGCCCCTGAGGTGTTGCAACTTCCCTATGCCGAGACGTGCCGCGCAGCTCCTCGCGCCCCTGTGAGGCGGTGCAACTGCGCCGCTGTCGCGGAGCGTGCCTCGCGGGGTCAGCGGGAGCGGCGGGCGAGGCGTTCGACGTCGAGGAGGATCACGGCGCGAGCCTCCAGGCGGAGCCACCCGCGCTGGGCGAAGTCGGCCAGCGCCTTGTTCACCGTCTCGCGGGACGCGCCGACCAGCTGGGCCAGCTCCTCCTGGGTGAGGTCGTGCACCACGTGGATGCCCTCGTCCGAGGGGACGCCGAACCGCCGGGAGAGGTCGAGCAGCGCCTTGGCCACGCGGCCGGGGACGTCGGAGAAGACCAGGTCGGACATGACGTCGTTGGTCCGGCGCAGGCGGCGCGCGATCGCGCGGAGCAGGGCGATGGCGACCTCGGGGCGGGTCGTCAGCCACGGCTGCAGATCGCCGTGGCCGAGGCCGAGCAGCTTGACCTCGGTCAGCGCCGAGGCGGTCGCCGTGCGCGGTCCAGGGTCGAAGAGCGACAGCTCACCGATCATCTCGCTGGGGCCCACCACCGCGAGCATGTTCTCGCGGCCGTCGGCCGAAGCGCGGTGCAGCTTCACCTTGCCCTCGACGATGA
This window encodes:
- a CDS encoding MBL fold metallo-hydrolase; this encodes MITERAALVLAPNPSPMTLEGTNTWILAEPGSTQAVVVDPGPLDEGHLAAVLAAVEARGCRVAATLLTHGHPDHAEGAERFAALSGSGVRALDPALRLGEEGLSDGDVLEYGGLEVRVVGTPGHTSDSLCFTLPADGAVLTGDTVLGRGTTVVAHPDGRLGDYLDSLRRLRALAADRDVTTILPGHGPVLSDALGAVEYYLAHRENRLAQVAAAVAAGARTPAEVVATVYADVDRALWPAAEWSVRAQLEYLRTQG
- a CDS encoding Crp/Fnr family transcriptional regulator, which gives rise to MDDVLRRAPLFTALDDEQAAELRASMTETTLGRGESLFHEGDPGDRLYVIVEGKVKLHRASADGRENMLAVVGPSEMIGELSLFDPGPRTATASALTEVKLLGLGHGDLQPWLTTRPEVAIALLRAIARRLRRTNDVMSDLVFSDVPGRVAKALLDLSRRFGVPSDEGIHVVHDLTQEELAQLVGASRETVNKALADFAQRGWLRLEARAVILLDVERLARRSR